From the genome of Rhizobium oryzihabitans:
CAAAGACCCAAAAGGGAACAAGAATATGGCATTGAAAAGTTTCAATCCGACCACGCCGAGCCAGCGTCAGCTGGTGATCGTGGACCGAGCTTCGCTCTACAAGGGCAAGCCGGTAAAGGCTCTCACCCAGGGCCTCAGCTCCAAGGGTGGCCGTAACAACCAGGGCCGGATCACCGTCCGTTTCCAGGGTGGCGGTCACAAGCGGACCTACCGTCTGGTTGACTTCAAGCGTCGCAAGTTCGACGTTGAAGGCACCGTTGAGCGTCTGGAATACGACCCCAACCGCACCGCGTTCATCGCGCTGGTTACGTATACCGACGGCGAACAGGCTTACATTCTCGCGCCACAGCGTCTCGCTGCCGGTGACAAGGTGATCGCCTCCGACAAGGCAGTGGACGTGAAGCCCGGCAACACCATGCCGCTTCAGTACATCCCGGTCGGTTCGATCATCCACAACGTCGAGATGAAGCCGGGCAAGGGCGGTCAGATCGCTCGCTCCGCCGGTACGTATGTCCAGCTCGTCGGCCGCGATGCCGGTATGGCCATCCTGCGTCTCAACTCGGGCGAACAGCGTCTGGTGCACGGCTCGTGCCTGGCATCGATCGGCGCTGTTTCGAACTCGGATCACGGCAACATCAACGACGGCAAGGCCGGTCGTTCGCGTTGGCGTGGCAAGCGTCCGCACGTTCGCGGCGTCGTCATGAACCCGGTCGACCACCCGCACGGTGGTGGTGAAGGTCGCACGTCGGGTGGTCGCCACCCGGTTACTCCGTGGGGCAAGCCCACGAAGGGCAAGCGCACCCGTTCGAACAAGTCGACCGACAAGTTCATCATGCGTTCGCGCCATCAGCGCAAGAAGTAAGAGAGGAAGTCTCAAGTGGCTCGTTCAGTTTGGAAAGGTCCGTTTGTTGACGGCTATCTTCTCACTAAGGCTGAGAAGGTGCGCGAAAGCGGACGCAACGAAGTAATCAAGATCTGGAGCCGTCGCTCCACGATCCTGCCGCAGTTCGTCGGTCTGACCTTTGGCGTCTACAACGGCAGCAAGCATGTGCCCGTCTCTGTCAATGAAGACATGGTCGGACACAAGTTCGGTGAATTCTCTCCGACCCGTACCTATTACGGTCACGGCGCGGACAAGAAGGCAAAGAGGAAGTAATCATGGCGAAGGCTAAGACCGAACGCCGGCTGAAGGACAATGAGGCTCAGGCCATTGCCCGTACGCTCCGCGTCAGCCCCCAGAAACTCAACCTGGTTGCCGCTCTTATCCGTGGCAAGAAGGTAGATCGCGCTCTCGCCGAGCTCGAATTCTCCCGCAAGCGCATTGCAGGCACCGTCAAGAAGACGCTTGAATCTGCGATTGCCAATGCGGAAAACAACCATGACCTCGACGTCGACGCTCTCGTCGTCGCCGAGGCCTATGTTGGCAAGTCCATCACCATGAAGCGTTTCCACGCCCGTGGCCGTGGTCGTGCTTCCCGCATTGAAAAGCCGTTCTCTCACCTCACGATCGTTGTTCGTGAAGTTGAGGAAAAAGGGGAGGCCGCATAATGGGTCAGAAAATCAATCCGATCGGCTTCCGCCTCGGCATCAACCGTACCTGGGATAGCCGCTGGTACGCTGACACTGCTGAATACGGCAAGCTTCTGCATGAAGACCTGAAGATCCGGGCTTACCTGATCAAGGAACTCAAGCAGGCCGGTATCGCCAAGGTGGTCATCGAGCGTCCGCACAAGAAGTGCCGCGTTACGATCCACTCGGCTCGCCCGGGTCTGATCATCGGCAAGAAGGGCGCGGACATCGAGAAGCTTCGCAAGAAGCTTTCCGAGATGACCAACTCCGAAACGCACCTCAACATCGTTGAAGTGCGCAAGCCGGAAATCGACGCGACGCTGGTTGCCCAGTCGATCGCTCAGCAGCTCGAGCGCCGCGTGGCTTTCCGCCGTGCGATGAAGCGTGCTGTTCAGTCCGCAATGCGTCTTGGCGCCGAAGGCATCAAGATCACCTGCGGCGGCCGTCTCGGTGGCGCAGAAATCGCTCGTACCGAATGGTACCGCGAAGGCCGCGTTCCGCTGCACACTCTGCGTGCGGACATCGATTACGGCACGGCTGAAGCGGAAACCGCATTCGGTATCTGCGGCATCAAGGTCTGGATCTTCAAGGGCGAAATCCTTGAGCACGATCCGATGGCTTCTGAGCGTCGCGGTCTCGAAGGCGATGCGCAGGGCCCTGCAAGCCGCGAGCGTGGCGATCGTCCCGATCGTCGTCGCGAAAACGCTTGATTGACGCTGGCGAAAGATAAGCTCGGAGAAGTAAGAAAATGTTGCAGCCAAAGCGTACTAAGTACCGTAAGCAGTTCAAGGGACGCATCAAGGGCGTCGCCAAGGGCGGCTTTGACCTGGCATTCGGTGAATTCGGCTTGAAGTCGCAGGAACCGAACCGCGTGAACGCGCGCGAGATCGAAGCGGCCCGCCGCGCGATCACGCGTTACATGAAGCGCGCAGGTCGTGTGTGGATCCGCGTATTCCCCGACGTTCCGGTAACGGCAAAGCCGACCGAAGTTCGTATGGGTAAGGGCAAGGGTTCGGTCGATTACTGGGCATGCAAGGTCAAGCCCGGTCGTATGATGTTCGAGATCGA
Proteins encoded in this window:
- the rplB gene encoding 50S ribosomal protein L2, translated to MALKSFNPTTPSQRQLVIVDRASLYKGKPVKALTQGLSSKGGRNNQGRITVRFQGGGHKRTYRLVDFKRRKFDVEGTVERLEYDPNRTAFIALVTYTDGEQAYILAPQRLAAGDKVIASDKAVDVKPGNTMPLQYIPVGSIIHNVEMKPGKGGQIARSAGTYVQLVGRDAGMAILRLNSGEQRLVHGSCLASIGAVSNSDHGNINDGKAGRSRWRGKRPHVRGVVMNPVDHPHGGGEGRTSGGRHPVTPWGKPTKGKRTRSNKSTDKFIMRSRHQRKK
- the rpsS gene encoding 30S ribosomal protein S19, which encodes MARSVWKGPFVDGYLLTKAEKVRESGRNEVIKIWSRRSTILPQFVGLTFGVYNGSKHVPVSVNEDMVGHKFGEFSPTRTYYGHGADKKAKRK
- the rplV gene encoding 50S ribosomal protein L22; the protein is MAKAKTERRLKDNEAQAIARTLRVSPQKLNLVAALIRGKKVDRALAELEFSRKRIAGTVKKTLESAIANAENNHDLDVDALVVAEAYVGKSITMKRFHARGRGRASRIEKPFSHLTIVVREVEEKGEAA
- the rpsC gene encoding 30S ribosomal protein S3; the protein is MGQKINPIGFRLGINRTWDSRWYADTAEYGKLLHEDLKIRAYLIKELKQAGIAKVVIERPHKKCRVTIHSARPGLIIGKKGADIEKLRKKLSEMTNSETHLNIVEVRKPEIDATLVAQSIAQQLERRVAFRRAMKRAVQSAMRLGAEGIKITCGGRLGGAEIARTEWYREGRVPLHTLRADIDYGTAEAETAFGICGIKVWIFKGEILEHDPMASERRGLEGDAQGPASRERGDRPDRRRENA
- the rplP gene encoding 50S ribosomal protein L16, which encodes MLQPKRTKYRKQFKGRIKGVAKGGFDLAFGEFGLKSQEPNRVNAREIEAARRAITRYMKRAGRVWIRVFPDVPVTAKPTEVRMGKGKGSVDYWACKVKPGRMMFEIDGVSEEIAREALRLGAAKLSVKTRFVQRIAE